A part of Caretta caretta isolate rCarCar2 chromosome 1, rCarCar1.hap1, whole genome shotgun sequence genomic DNA contains:
- the TMEM39A gene encoding transmembrane protein 39A, translating into MPGGRRGPSRQQLSRSALPSLQTLVGGSCGNGTGLRNRNGSAISLSAPPITALITPEPVRHCRIPDLPLDGSLLFEFLFFIYLLVALFIQYINIYKTVWWYPYNHPASCTSLNFHLIDYHLAAFITVMLARRLVWALISEASQVGATSVIHYMALIMARLVLLTLCGWVLCWTLVNLFRSHSVLNLLFLGYPFGVYVPLCCFHQDSRAQPLPTDCSYLVQDQMVDDGTSGIGSLVKPKDFLSLLRESLKEQFNNPTAIPSHSCPLSPDLIRNEVECLKADFNRRIKEVLFNSLFSAYYVAFLPLCFVKSTQYYDMRWSCEHLIMVWINAFVMLTTQLLPPKYCDLLHRSAAHLGKWQKLEHGSYSNAPQHIWSESTIWPQGVLVRHSRCLYKAVGPYNVAVPSDVSHARFYFLFHRPLRLLNLLILIEGSVVCYQLYSLLRSEKWNHTLSMALILFCNYYVLFKLLRDRIVLGRAYSYPLNSYGLKAH; encoded by the exons ATGCCCGGTGGAAGGAGGGGACCCAGTCGGCAGCAGCTAAGCCGTTCAGCTTTGCCTTCTCTCCAGACTTTGGTTGGCGGGAGCTGTGGCAACGGCACTGGTCTGAGAAACAG GAATGGTAGTGCTATCAGCCTCTCAGCTCCTCCCATAACGGCCCTGatcaccccagagcctgtgcgTCACTGCCGGATCCCTGACCTGCCACTGGACGGGAGCCTTCTCTTTGAATTTCTCTTCTTCATCTACCTGCTAGTGGCGCTCTTTATTCAGTACATCAATATCTACAAGACTGTCTGGTGGTATCCCTACAATCACCCTGCCTCCTGCACCTCTCTG AATTTTCACCTCATTGATTACCACCTGGCAGCGTTCATCACGGTGATGCTGGCACGGAGGCTGGTGTGGGCCCTCATCTCCGAG GCCTCTCAGGTGGGCGCAACGTCAGTGATTCACTACATGGCACTGATTATGGCGCGCCTGGTGCTGCTCACGCTGTGCGGTTGGGTGCTCTGCTGGACTCTGGTCAATCTCTTCCGCAGCCATTCTGTGCTCAACCTCCTCTTCTTGGGCTACCC GTTCGGTGTCTACGTTCCCCTTTGCTGCTTCCACCAAGACAGCAGAGCGCAGCCCCTCCCAACGGACTGCAGCTACCTGGTGCAGGATCAGATGGTGGATGACGGGACCTCAGGCATAGGCAGCCTGGTTAAACCCAAAGACTTCCTCTCGCTCCTGCGGGAGTCCCTGAAAGAACAGTTCAATAACCCTACGGCCATCCCCTCACACAGTTGTCCCCTCTCCCCGGACCTCATCCGCAATGAGGTGGAGTGCCTGAAAGCGGACTTCAACCGCAGGATCAAGGAGGTTCTCTTCAACTCCCTCTTCAGTGCCTACTATGTGGCCTTCCTGCCGCTGTGCTTCGTGAAG AGCACCCAGTACTACGACATGCGCTGGTCCTGCGAGCACCTCATCATGGTGTGGATCAACGCCTTCGTTATGCTCACCACGCAGCTGCTGCCCCCCAAGTACTGCGACCTGCTGCACAGATCAGCCGCCCACCTGGGCAAGTGGCAGAAGCTAGAACACGGCTCATACAGCAACGCCCCACAGCACAT CTGGTCAGAAAGTACGATCTGGCCACAGGGCGTGCTGGTGCGGCACAGTCGATGCCTGTACAAGGCCGTAGGGCCTTATAATGTAGCAGTGCCTTCAGACGTCTCCCACGCCCGCTTTTAT TTCCTCTTTCACCGTCCATTACGGCTGCTCAACCTGCTTATCCTCATCGAAGGCAGCGTCGTCTGCTACCAGCTGTACTCCCTGCTGCGCTCGGAGAAGTGGAACCACACCCTCTCCATGGCCCTCATCCTCTTCTGCAATTACTATGTCTTATTTAAGCTCCTTCGGGACCGGATAGTATTGGGCAGGGCCTACTCTTACCCCCTCAACAGCTACGGACTCAAGGCACATTAA